TCTCAATGCACAGACCATCCGCGACGGCCAGGTCCATCAACAGCTCGGTCGACGCCGCACCGGACAGATGGCTGTGCAGTTCGCCGCCCTTGGGAAGCGCCCGGAAGAACGAAGCCAGCTCCTCCGGCTGTTCACGGATGCTGTCCAGATACGCCGACACGCGCCGCTCGGCCGCCGAGGACGGGGACCCGCCGGCATCAGCCGCAGTGGCATCGGCCACCGGCTGTGCGGCGAGCAGGGCCGCCGCAAGGGCCGGCAGAACTGAGGCGCTGCGCTTCAGCGCGATACTGCGACTCCTGTTGGTCATGCTGGCATCGTGGCCAGCCCCGCCTCCTTCAAATGCGGTGACAGGCCGTGATCACCTGAAAGAACGAAAGCTGGCCGGCCGGCAGCGGACCGACGGCCGAATACTGACAGCGGCGGACTGACGGCCGCTGAGCCACGACTGGGGCCTGCCGGGACGACTTGGCGGACCCAGCCGCCGGCCCTCCGTCGGCGCTCCGCAGCAGCGGTGGGCGCGAGGTGGTCGAGGAGACGGGGCAGCCGCGCGTGTGACCTCACCAGGCATGCCACAGAAGGCAGTTCCCGCGGGCTGCGGTCAGGTGATCGGCAGGACCAACTCAGGGCGGTCCCACATCACCGCGGGCGGATTCGCGCTCACCGTGCCGATCCGGTTCGCTCCCACACTGCGATAGAAGCCCTCCGCCGGCGGATGCGAGACGATACGGACACTCGAGAGCCCGGCGCCGCGCGCTTCGCCGACCAGGTGCTCCATCAACTGCCTGCCGATGCCCAGACCCTGTGCGGCGTCGGTGACGAACATCAGGTCGAGTTCCGGCGGGGACAGCACAAGGGCGTAGAAGCCGAGCAGTCTCTCGTCCTCGCCGACAGCCAGGAACACCCGGTGCGTCTCGATGTAGTCGGGGCCCACCCGGTAGCCGGCGATCATCGGAGCGTACGGACCCTCGTACGCACGGGAGTTGCGCATCAGCCGCGTGAGCCGCTTCGCGTCCCGGGCGGTGGCCCGCCTGATCTGTACGGCCGCTCCGACTGCCCTGCTGCCCATTCCGGTCACCCCTCGGCGAACAGGCAGAAGGAGCCGGCCGGGCCCAGGAGAACGCGCGCGGCGTCCTGCGACCGGACTCCGGCCAGGCTCACTCCGGCCGGGCTCACTCCGGCCAGGCTCACTCCGGCCAGGCTCACTCCGGCCGGGCTCGCTCCGGCCGCGACCGCCTGGATGCCCGCGGGCAGCACGAGGTCGCGCCGGGCCCGTGGATGGCTGCCCACTCGGTTGTTCGTGGTCATGCCCCCACGGTAATCGGCCCGCCGGCGCGCGTCTGCCCCCGCCCACCAGGGTCTGCTGGGCTCCGACCAGCGCGCCGACCTGCGGATTCACTCATACCAAGACCTGCCTCGCGCCAATACATGCATGTATACATACATTGCGGCCATCCACGCTCCGGTGGAGCCCAACCACCCGAAGGATCCGATCAGCACCACCGGCCGCGTGTGACCGGAGAGGGTCTGGCGCCCGGCACACGCACGCGGTGGAATGTGCGCGCGCTTCCCGCGTGATCGTCACTTCCCGGGCCCTGGAGGCACGATGGCGAGACCCACTGTTGTCCGTACGGTACGGAGGCTGGGCGTCACGGCCGTCGCGGCCTCGTTACTGACGGCACTGCCCGCCCCCGTCGCACAGGCGGACGACCCGGCGCCGAGGATCGTCGGCAACCGGACGCAACCCGTCTTCTCCCGCGCCGACGCGGTGTTACAGCAGGTGGACATCGAGACCGCGACGGACAGCGACGGTGACGGGCGGCGCGACACCGTCCGGATGCGGATCCTGCGGCCCAAGGAGACCGATGCCGGGCTCAAGGTCGCCACGATCATCGAGGCGAGCCCGTACTGGGCCGGCGGCAACGACGTACTCAACCACGCCGTCGACCTCGACGAGGACGGGCTGCCGGTCGCCGCGGCGCCGCGACTGCGCAAGAACCGACCGGCGCTGACCGGGCCCTCGGTGCCCTGGGGCGGGTACTACGACAACTACTTCCTGCCGCGCGGCTATGCGGTCGCGCAGGTCGACAGCGTCGGCACCGGCGGCTCGACGGGCTGCCCGACGTCCGGCGGGCGCAACGAGACGCTCGGCGCGAAAGCCGCTGTCGACTGGCTGAACGGCCGCGCGAAGGGCTGGGACCTGAACGGAGCGCCGGTCGGTGCGGCCTGGTCGACGGGCAATGCGGCGATGAT
This portion of the Streptomyces sp. NBC_01750 genome encodes:
- a CDS encoding GNAT family N-acetyltransferase → MGSRAVGAAVQIRRATARDAKRLTRLMRNSRAYEGPYAPMIAGYRVGPDYIETHRVFLAVGEDERLLGFYALVLSPPELDLMFVTDAAQGLGIGRQLMEHLVGEARGAGLSSVRIVSHPPAEGFYRSVGANRIGTVSANPPAVMWDRPELVLPIT